In the Sphingomonas sp. LM7 genome, one interval contains:
- a CDS encoding polymer-forming cytoskeletal protein, translated as MFSSKGREERSASGQGNGRGRGMFSVIGPDMAVTGNVRATADLHIDGSIEGDVECGNLVQGPESRIVGGVTADTARIAGTVEGSVRVRHLTVERSARILGDVEYEDITIENGGHVDGRLKRVGNDAAATGPRAVPDVAQEQAA; from the coding sequence GTGTTCAGCAGCAAGGGCCGCGAGGAGCGTTCGGCATCGGGCCAGGGCAATGGCCGGGGACGCGGCATGTTCTCGGTGATCGGTCCCGACATGGCAGTGACCGGCAACGTCCGGGCGACCGCCGACCTGCATATCGACGGCAGCATCGAAGGCGATGTCGAGTGCGGCAACCTCGTCCAGGGCCCGGAAAGCCGAATCGTCGGCGGCGTCACGGCGGACACGGCGCGGATCGCCGGCACGGTCGAAGGCAGCGTGCGCGTGCGGCACCTGACTGTCGAGCGCTCGGCCCGGATCCTCGGCGATGTCGAATATGAGGACATCACGATCGAGAATGGCGGCCATGTCGACGGCCGGCTCAAGCGCGTCGGCAACGACGCCGCTGCGACCGGGCCGCGTGCGGTGCCCGATGTCGCGCAGGAACAGGCGGCTTGA
- a CDS encoding methyl-accepting chemotaxis protein: MKVAQLAPQPDPNPGWLTDAEADPPWLTLEDSLFKAVDLFNSDTDLRLMPVVDASHRPVGAIFEKDVRRLLLNPFGHALLRNPYFGHGVVRHVRACPVAEAATDIGALLHAYRAASGSEGMILTRGGRLAAVIGNRRLLHLAAEYERSSAATRVARAERIERASERFEGEVATLAQALGGLSAELQRSAASSADRAAEVGNRAVAVASAASQTSDNMREIAARGRELAGSLEHIESSTQAAEAAAGKVSALVRAGSARTRELHRAAQTIDSVIALISDIAGQVNLLALNATIEAARAGEAGRGFTVVANEVKQLSNQTGVAAGRIAAHVDEIRRGIDDVTLGHVQVEDAIASMVDLAAGVQAAIVAQEGATRTIARNVEEAVGASTAIRNDVEAIGGTSRVASDSAGDMHALAARLHHDAGALSTELEAFLAELRRA, from the coding sequence ATGAAGGTCGCCCAACTTGCTCCGCAGCCAGACCCGAATCCGGGCTGGCTCACCGATGCCGAAGCCGATCCGCCCTGGCTGACGCTGGAGGATTCGCTGTTCAAGGCAGTCGATCTGTTCAACTCGGACACCGACCTGCGGCTGATGCCGGTGGTCGATGCGTCGCACCGCCCGGTCGGCGCGATCTTCGAGAAGGACGTGCGGCGCCTGCTGCTCAATCCGTTCGGCCACGCGCTGCTGCGCAATCCCTATTTCGGGCATGGCGTCGTGCGACATGTCCGCGCCTGCCCGGTCGCCGAAGCCGCGACCGATATCGGCGCGCTGCTCCACGCCTATCGCGCGGCAAGCGGCAGCGAAGGGATGATCCTGACGCGGGGCGGCCGGCTGGCGGCAGTGATCGGCAATCGCCGCCTGCTCCATCTCGCGGCAGAATATGAGCGCAGCAGTGCTGCCACCCGCGTCGCGCGCGCCGAGCGGATCGAGCGCGCCAGCGAGCGGTTCGAAGGCGAAGTCGCGACGCTGGCGCAGGCACTGGGTGGGCTGTCGGCGGAGCTGCAGCGCAGCGCCGCATCGAGCGCGGATCGCGCCGCCGAAGTGGGCAACCGCGCCGTCGCAGTTGCTTCGGCCGCGTCGCAGACCAGCGACAATATGCGCGAGATCGCCGCGCGCGGGCGCGAGCTGGCGGGCTCGCTGGAGCATATCGAAAGCAGCACCCAGGCCGCCGAAGCCGCGGCGGGCAAGGTATCGGCGCTGGTCCGCGCCGGCAGTGCCCGCACCCGCGAGCTGCACCGCGCGGCGCAGACGATCGATTCGGTGATCGCGCTGATCAGCGACATTGCCGGGCAAGTGAACCTGCTGGCGCTCAACGCGACGATCGAGGCAGCGCGCGCGGGCGAGGCGGGGCGGGGCTTCACCGTGGTCGCCAACGAAGTGAAGCAGCTGTCCAACCAGACCGGAGTCGCCGCGGGCAGAATCGCCGCGCATGTCGACGAGATCCGCCGGGGCATCGACGATGTCACGCTGGGCCATGTCCAGGTCGAGGACGCGATCGCATCGATGGTCGACCTTGCCGCGGGCGTCCAGGCGGCGATCGTCGCGCAGGAAGGCGCCACGCGCACGATCGCGCGCAATGTCGAGGAAGCAGTGGGTGCCAGCACGGCGATCCGCAACGATGTCGAGGCGATCGGCGGCACGTCGCGCGTGGCTTCGGACAGCGCCGGGGACATGCATGCGCTCGCCGCGCGGCTGCATCATGATGCGGGTGCGCTCTCGACGGAGCTGGAGGCCTTCCTCGCCGAGCTACGCCGCGCCTGA
- a CDS encoding DUF4142 domain-containing protein has protein sequence MKKLHLILGFTSALALSACGGNETTTTTTNTVTTDNGVVVPADANLADNALTTGEPLSPAQKFVNEVGASDYFEVEAGKIAQDKAKAQTLKDFGKLMVEHHNASTEKLKTAAGKASPVIAPNPALNTEQEANLEALRQADDAAFDALYKTQQVAAHEKALAAVKAYAAGGEVAELKAFAKEAEKVVQAHLTKIKSL, from the coding sequence ATGAAAAAGCTTCACTTGATCTTGGGATTCACGTCTGCGCTCGCGCTTTCGGCGTGCGGCGGCAACGAGACCACCACGACCACAACCAACACGGTCACTACCGATAACGGCGTCGTCGTGCCGGCGGACGCCAATCTGGCCGACAATGCGCTGACCACCGGCGAGCCGCTGTCGCCGGCGCAGAAATTCGTCAATGAAGTCGGCGCGAGCGACTATTTCGAAGTCGAGGCCGGCAAGATCGCGCAGGACAAGGCCAAGGCCCAGACGCTGAAGGATTTCGGCAAGCTGATGGTCGAGCACCACAATGCTTCGACCGAGAAGCTCAAAACCGCCGCCGGCAAGGCGAGCCCGGTGATCGCGCCCAACCCGGCGCTCAACACCGAGCAGGAAGCCAATCTCGAAGCGCTGCGCCAAGCTGACGACGCGGCATTCGACGCGCTCTACAAGACCCAGCAGGTCGCGGCGCACGAAAAGGCGCTGGCGGCAGTCAAGGCCTATGCCGCGGGCGGCGAAGTCGCCGAGCTCAAGGCATTCGCCAAGGAAGCCGAGAAAGTGGTCCAGGCGCACCTGACCAAGATCAAGAGCCTGTAA